The following are encoded in a window of Betaproteobacteria bacterium genomic DNA:
- a CDS encoding Fic family protein produces MREPKLALGPDLVKLIAEIDEFKGRWEALKTLSPDRLSALRKVATIESVGSSTRIEGATLSDAEVEDLLSRAISIK; encoded by the coding sequence ATGAGGGAGCCCAAGCTCGCACTCGGCCCCGACCTCGTGAAGCTCATCGCCGAAATCGATGAGTTCAAAGGGAGGTGGGAGGCCCTTAAGACGCTCTCACCAGACCGCCTCAGCGCACTCCGCAAGGTGGCCACCATCGAGAGCGTCGGCTCCTCTACGCGCATCGAGGGCGCGACGCTATCGGATGCCGAGGTCGAGGACCTACTCTCACGGGCGATCTCCATTAAG